One genomic window of Hydra vulgaris chromosome 03, alternate assembly HydraT2T_AEP includes the following:
- the LOC136078371 gene encoding zinc finger MYM-type protein 1-like, translated as MQRIQDKETKEHYLSNDTQNELIILLARKIESKNLSKVKKAKYYSIILDCTPDVSHKEQMSIILRSVTCTPGVGIDISENFFGYLTVNDTTGNGLFNAFLNQAKNWDLNILDCRGQSYDNGANMKGKVKGVQARFLEMNPKALYVPCANHSLNLVIVDGALSSISAISFFGVLSRLYTLFSSSPPRWEILKSCVAISVKPQSDTRWESRINCVKPLRFYLKEILEALEKLEEHALEKRDGATSTEVRSLTEYIRTWPFLLSIIIWYDVLFQINKSSKLLQSSATSLDILASEINATKAFLYEYRKNGFSDARVKASEIAEVLGIEKVFSMVRSRKKKSIYSYECADHTWQPEHQYKADFFLPLIDMSIASVKERFEQISIVTKLYDFLYRSESLIKTCNENSLSAYCKNLQIKLADIDSEDLESELKRFVIVIKEEKNALLKSAYDFLNYIYKEELQETYPNLVIALRIILTLPVTVASAERSFSKLKLIKTFHRSTMVDERLSSLAMLSIENEVARTLSYEGIINEFASMKTRRKPFF; from the exons ATGCAAAGAATTCAGGACAAAGAAACCAAGGAGCACTACTTGAGCAATGACACACAGAACGAGTTGATTATACTTTTAGCCAGGAAGATTGAATCCAAAAACCTTTCTAAGGTAAAAAAGGCAAAATACTATTCTATTATTTTAGATTGTACGCCAGACGTTTCGCACAAAGAACAAATGAGCATTATTCTGCGATCAGTAACATGTACTCCTGGAGTAGGTATCGACATTTCCGAAAATTTCTTTGGATATCTCACAGTAAATGATACTACTGGAAATGGGCTTttcaatgcatttttaaatcaggCAAAAAATTGGGATCTAAATATTTTAGACTGCCGAGGTCAATCTTACGATAATGGTGCTAATATGAAAGGAAAAGTAAAAGGTGTTCAAGCAAGGTTTCTGGAAATGAATCCTAAGGCCTTATATGTTCCATGTGCTAACCATTCACTCAATCTTGTTATTGTTGATGGTGCACTATCATCCATCAgtgcaatttctttttttggtgTTCTTTCAAGGTTATACACGCTCTTTTCATCGTCTCCTCCTCGatgggaaattttaaaatcatgcgTGGCAATTTCAGTCAAGCCACAATCAGATACCAGATGGGAAAGTAGAATAAACTGTGTTAAACCACTTCGCTtctatttaaaagaaatcttaGAGGCACTTGAAAAATTGGAAGAACATGCCTTAGAAAAAAGAGATGGGGCAACTTCCACAGAAGTACGATCGCTGACAGAATATATTAGAACATGGCCTTTCTTATTATCAATCATTATTTGGTATGacgttttatttcaaattaacaaATCAAGTAAGCTGCTTCAGTCTTCTGCAACCTCTCTCGACATATTAGCTAGTGAAATAAATGCAACAAAAGCGTTTCTTTATGAGTATCGCAAAAATGGATTTTCTGACGCACGTGTTAAAGCATCAGAAATCGCAGAAGTATTGGgcattgaaaaggttttttcgATGGTGCGttcacgaaaaaaaaaatcgatttaTTCATACGAGTGTGCTGATCACACTTGGCAACCTGAACATCAGTATAAAGCAGATTTCTTTTTGCCACTAATTGATATGTCAATTGCATCAGTAAAAGAGCGTTTTGAACAGATCAGCATTGTCACAAAGCTTTATGACTTTCTTTACCGATCTGAGAGTCTTATCAAAACTTGTAATGAAAATTCTCTGTCTGCTTATtgcaaaaatttgcaaataaagcTTGCTGATATAGATTCAGAGGATTTAGAATCGGAGTTAAAACGTTTTGTCATAGTTATAAAGGAGGAAAAAAATGCTCTCCTAAAATCTGCATATGACTTCCTAAACTACATCTACAAAGAAGAGCTGCAAGAAACTTATCCCAATCTAGTTATTGCGTTACGAATCATTCTTACTTTACCAGTTACTGTTGCAAGTGCAGAACGTAGCTTCAGcaagttaaaactaattaaaacatttcataG GTCAACAATGGTTGATGAACGTTTGTCTTCCTTAGCAATGCTGTCTATTGAGAACGAGGTTGCAAGAACATTAAGTTATGAAGGCATAATAAATGAGTTTGCAAGCATGAAAACGCGTCGCAAACCCTTTTTTTGA